The following proteins come from a genomic window of Paenibacillus swuensis:
- the clpP gene encoding ATP-dependent Clp endopeptidase proteolytic subunit ClpP — MSFIPMVVEQSNRGERAYDIYSRLLKDRIIFLGTGVNDVVANSIIAQLLFLAAEDPEKDISLYINSPGGSITAGMAIYDTMQFIKPDVSTICVGMAASMGAFLLNAGAKGKRLALPNSEVMIHQPLGGAEGQASDIEIRARRILKMRDKLNHILAERTGQPLERIEKDTDRDYFMSAAEAADYGLIDKVIERV, encoded by the coding sequence ATGAGTTTCATTCCTATGGTCGTCGAACAAAGCAATCGGGGAGAACGCGCTTATGATATCTACTCCCGTCTGTTGAAAGATCGCATCATCTTCCTGGGCACCGGCGTAAACGACGTTGTAGCCAATTCGATCATCGCCCAACTGCTGTTCCTTGCAGCGGAAGATCCGGAGAAAGACATTAGCTTATACATTAACAGCCCTGGCGGATCCATTACTGCCGGTATGGCCATCTACGATACGATGCAATTCATCAAGCCCGATGTTTCCACAATCTGTGTGGGTATGGCGGCGTCCATGGGCGCATTCCTGCTGAACGCAGGTGCTAAAGGCAAGCGCTTGGCGCTTCCGAACAGCGAAGTGATGATTCACCAACCGCTTGGCGGAGCTGAAGGTCAAGCCAGCGACATCGAGATTCGCGCCAGACGCATTCTGAAGATGCGCGATAAGCTGAATCACATTCTTGCTGAGCGTACCGGCCAACCGCTGGAGCGCATCGAGAAAGATACTGATCGCGACTACTTCATGTCCGCTGCGGAAGCGGCTGACTACGGTTTGATCGACAAGGTTATCGAGCGCGTATAA
- a CDS encoding sugar-binding transcriptional regulator: MRTLLNIQKQLLPDMIEVFRKRYRILHYVMLTGSVGRRTLASALGMTERVLRAEVDFLNEQGLVEIDKVGIRITDSGEQLVQEMDSLVTELFGLTDLEERIRQAFNIKQVIIVPGDADVSPHVKRQLGQAVGQMLRKHVKPNDVIGVTGGSTLAEAANQLGQTSGWKGTWFVPARGGLGESMEFQANTIASMMAKKTGAGYRLLHVPDNISEEAYQSLMLEPNIQDIVQHIRKARIVIHGIGDAMSMARRRRVGAETVRELQAEGALAEAFGYYFDREGKVVHKTRMLGLRLEDIQSMELVIAVAGGTSKAEAILSVLRFGHQDVLITDEGAALAMVKDLP, translated from the coding sequence TTGAGAACACTTTTAAATATTCAAAAACAGCTTCTGCCCGACATGATCGAAGTCTTTCGCAAGAGGTATCGCATTCTTCACTACGTCATGCTGACAGGATCTGTTGGCAGAAGGACGCTCGCCAGCGCCTTGGGGATGACGGAACGTGTCCTGAGAGCTGAAGTGGATTTCCTTAACGAACAGGGACTCGTGGAAATTGATAAAGTGGGAATTCGTATAACGGATTCGGGTGAACAGTTGGTCCAAGAGATGGATTCCTTAGTCACCGAATTGTTCGGGCTAACGGACCTCGAAGAGCGTATTCGCCAGGCTTTCAACATTAAGCAAGTGATCATCGTGCCCGGTGACGCCGACGTTTCGCCGCATGTGAAGCGGCAGTTGGGGCAAGCGGTAGGGCAAATGCTTCGCAAGCATGTAAAGCCCAACGATGTCATCGGCGTGACCGGCGGGTCCACCCTGGCGGAAGCGGCGAATCAACTGGGACAAACGTCCGGTTGGAAGGGAACCTGGTTTGTGCCCGCGCGCGGCGGACTGGGTGAGAGCATGGAGTTTCAAGCCAACACGATTGCTTCCATGATGGCGAAGAAGACTGGTGCAGGTTACCGACTCTTGCATGTACCCGATAATATCAGCGAAGAAGCTTATCAATCCCTGATGCTTGAACCTAACATTCAAGACATCGTGCAACACATCCGCAAAGCCCGTATCGTAATTCACGGAATCGGGGATGCTATGTCAATGGCCCGAAGGCGCCGTGTCGGCGCGGAAACGGTGCGAGAGTTGCAAGCGGAAGGCGCTTTGGCTGAGGCGTTCGGATACTATTTTGACAGAGAAGGTAAGGTTGTACATAAGACGCGAATGCTTGGACTCAGGCTGGAAGACATTCAGAGCATGGAGCTCGTGATTGCCGTAGCCGGGGGGACCAGTAAAGCGGAGGCGATTCTTTCCGTTCTGCGTTTTGGTCATCAGGATGTGCTCATCACCGATGAGGGCGCCGCGTTAGCGATGGTTAAAGATTTGCCCTGA
- a CDS encoding copper amine oxidase N-terminal domain-containing protein — translation MLLRQISILAVVAALGMSIFAPAASAVSTSSSLILLYLNKKQAMVNNDTVTLDSPATVVNGRTFVPLRFLQQSFGFQMSLVNGKITISTSTATLLIDMKKKAAYANGTYVPYSQAVAVRNGRTLIQLKWVADYMGARYVYHQDLGRIDIYYVKTANGVYESDGSKPVAKFTFGKSAYRIGEPVKYVDLSYDPDAEGIYHRSWGGKQEAFFKPGEYTVSLRVIDSKGRVSDTYERTLTILNEPFLTEQEYPIFTQAVGTEIEGGRKYLSGLPQIVKSTFDNTNRPLIVSDSPELILEPGILYQDTVNGKARLYANHQNGMDRKVQFAIAVTNKSSAPVNVTTTNKGEVYPSKYANLAGHQASVDFLMYDPLNRKMTVPTGGTMVYVLMPDFFPASGVNAFYDVETDGPAQFSFVAIDSGTPPELFSSLMQLGRGIHNRGTFNYSETTWDVAKGAIYQPSRIIIGDGVTDPFGQGIDAMNGIPSVNKGNYGVVKKLRIDSPPKMAVMVMARGGTFKGPFKINGEFVMVRDSGVLSYLDGPLIIAKTTGYERTLDIEFTPPAGSAFPIDMIFYPLND, via the coding sequence ATGTTGTTAAGACAAATATCGATACTGGCCGTAGTCGCTGCCTTGGGGATGTCGATCTTCGCCCCAGCCGCTTCGGCCGTATCTACTTCAAGCTCATTAATACTGCTTTATCTGAACAAAAAGCAAGCGATGGTGAACAACGATACGGTTACTCTGGATTCGCCCGCAACGGTCGTGAACGGCAGGACCTTTGTGCCGCTTCGTTTCCTGCAGCAGTCTTTCGGATTCCAGATGTCCCTAGTGAACGGGAAGATTACAATCAGCACGAGTACGGCTACGCTGCTCATCGATATGAAGAAAAAGGCGGCTTACGCCAACGGAACCTATGTGCCATACAGCCAGGCGGTTGCGGTTCGAAACGGTAGAACGCTGATTCAGTTGAAATGGGTTGCGGATTATATGGGCGCCCGTTATGTGTATCATCAAGATTTAGGGCGTATTGATATTTATTACGTGAAGACAGCGAACGGTGTTTACGAATCCGACGGTTCCAAGCCGGTTGCCAAATTCACTTTCGGTAAATCCGCTTATCGCATCGGGGAACCGGTGAAGTATGTGGATTTGAGCTATGATCCCGACGCGGAGGGCATCTACCATCGCAGTTGGGGAGGAAAGCAGGAAGCTTTCTTCAAACCCGGTGAATATACCGTGTCCTTGCGAGTAATTGACTCGAAAGGCCGCGTGAGTGATACATATGAACGGACATTAACGATACTGAACGAGCCTTTCTTAACGGAGCAGGAATACCCGATCTTTACACAAGCGGTAGGCACGGAGATTGAAGGCGGCCGCAAATACTTGTCGGGCTTGCCCCAAATTGTGAAGTCAACCTTCGACAACACGAATCGGCCGCTGATCGTCAGCGACAGTCCTGAGCTTATTCTGGAGCCGGGTATTCTTTATCAGGACACGGTCAACGGTAAAGCCAGGCTCTACGCTAACCACCAGAACGGGATGGACCGTAAAGTTCAATTCGCTATCGCGGTGACGAACAAGTCGTCTGCGCCGGTGAATGTAACAACGACCAATAAAGGGGAAGTCTACCCATCAAAATACGCAAATTTGGCGGGGCATCAGGCTTCCGTTGATTTTCTCATGTATGATCCGTTGAACAGGAAAATGACCGTTCCGACAGGGGGAACGATGGTTTACGTTCTGATGCCGGATTTCTTCCCGGCGTCGGGAGTAAACGCGTTCTATGACGTGGAGACGGATGGTCCGGCGCAATTCTCTTTTGTCGCCATAGACTCAGGAACGCCGCCGGAACTGTTCTCATCCTTGATGCAGCTGGGCAGGGGCATTCATAACAGGGGTACCTTTAACTATTCCGAAACAACGTGGGATGTGGCTAAAGGCGCGATCTATCAGCCTTCGCGCATTATTATCGGAGACGGCGTAACGGATCCGTTCGGACAAGGCATCGATGCGATGAATGGGATCCCGAGCGTGAACAAAGGGAACTATGGAGTTGTAAAGAAGCTTCGCATCGACAGCCCTCCGAAGATGGCTGTTATGGTCATGGCGCGCGGCGGAACCTTCAAGGGACCGTTCAAGATTAACGGCGAATTCGTGATGGTTCGCGACAGCGGGGTGTTGTCTTACCTGGACGGACCGCTGATCATTGCGAAGACGACAGGTTATGAGCGTACGCTGGACATCGAATTTACGCCGCCCGCGGGATCGGCTTTCCCGATTGACATGATTTTTTATCCGCTCAACGACTAA
- the gap gene encoding type I glyceraldehyde-3-phosphate dehydrogenase, with protein sequence MVKVGINGFGRIGRNVFRAALNNPEVEVVAVNDLTDVKMLAHLLKYDTTHGRLDAVVEPAEGAIIVNGKEIKVFAERNPENLPWAEYGVEIVVESTGIFTAKEKASLHLKGGAKKVIISAPATDEDITIVMGVNEDKYDAASHTIISNASCTTNCLAPFAKVLNDKFGIVKGMMTTIHSYTNDQSVLDLPHKDARRARAAAENIIPSTTGAAKAVSLVLPELKGKLNGMAMRVPTPNVSVTDLVVELNKNVTVEDINGALKEAANGPLKGILNYSDEPLVSSDYNGDPASSTIDALSTMVVGDNMVKVVSWYDNEWGYSSRVVDLCDFIAKKGL encoded by the coding sequence ATGGTTAAAGTAGGTATTAATGGTTTTGGACGTATTGGCAGAAACGTGTTTCGCGCAGCATTGAACAACCCTGAGGTAGAAGTGGTAGCGGTCAATGACCTTACAGACGTGAAGATGCTTGCACACCTTCTGAAATACGACACAACTCACGGCAGATTGGATGCTGTAGTTGAACCGGCTGAGGGCGCGATCATTGTAAACGGCAAAGAAATCAAAGTATTTGCTGAGCGTAACCCTGAGAACCTGCCATGGGCTGAGTACGGCGTTGAAATCGTTGTTGAATCCACAGGTATTTTCACAGCTAAAGAGAAAGCGTCCCTTCACTTGAAAGGCGGAGCGAAGAAAGTTATCATTTCCGCACCTGCAACAGATGAGGATATCACAATTGTTATGGGTGTTAACGAAGATAAATACGATGCGGCTTCCCACACGATCATCTCCAACGCATCTTGCACAACAAACTGTCTTGCTCCTTTCGCGAAAGTATTGAACGACAAGTTCGGTATCGTTAAAGGCATGATGACTACAATTCACTCTTACACAAACGATCAATCCGTTCTTGACCTTCCGCACAAAGACGCTCGTCGCGCGCGTGCTGCTGCTGAGAACATCATCCCTTCCACTACAGGCGCTGCTAAAGCTGTATCCCTGGTGCTTCCTGAGTTGAAAGGTAAGTTGAACGGTATGGCTATGCGTGTTCCTACACCTAACGTATCCGTAACGGATCTGGTTGTTGAGCTTAACAAAAACGTAACGGTAGAAGACATTAACGGCGCTTTGAAAGAAGCGGCTAACGGCCCTCTTAAAGGCATCCTGAACTACTCCGATGAGCCGCTTGTATCCAGCGACTACAATGGCGACCCGGCTTCTTCCACCATTGACGCACTGTCCACTATGGTTGTCGGCGACAACATGGTGAAAGTCGTTTCTTGGTACGATAACGAGTGGGGCTACTCCTCCCGTGTTGTTGACCTTTGTGATTTCATCGCGAAAAAAGGTCTGTAA
- a CDS encoding MBOAT family O-acyltransferase, with protein MLFNSYPFLFMFLPLTLIVYFLLNRFNYYNASRLWLAVASLFFYSYWDVHYLPLMMGSIVFNFLIGSSLTKTSEKPNAPRKGILIFGIIANVSLLIYYKYADFFITNINNATGSEIALLKLVLPLGISFFTFTQIAYLVDAFRNQVKEYNFVNYVLFVTFFPHLIAGPILHHKEMMPQFADKENKRFNYTNVAAGVFIFVLGLFKKVVIADSFAPIATQGFNGAASLGFIESWVTSLSYTLQLYFDFSGYSDMAIGIALLFNVVLPINFDSPYKALSIQDFWRRWHMTLSRFLRDYIYIPLGGNRKGVFRTYFNLAATFIIGGIWHGAGWTFIVWGVMHGVGQVIHRLWGKLGLKMPKFVAWFITFNFINITWVFFRAENMTQAFHVLKGMFGLHGMDLPSFFATRLNLGSLKSYGVEFVAVSPLKLLGIAAFLLVCFALKNTNELRAEMKPRWVTAIMLAALFVYSLLNFNQISEFLYFNF; from the coding sequence TTGCTTTTCAATTCATATCCGTTCTTATTTATGTTTTTGCCCCTAACTTTAATCGTGTATTTCTTATTGAATCGCTTTAATTACTATAATGCATCCCGGTTGTGGCTCGCTGTCGCTTCCTTGTTCTTCTACAGCTATTGGGATGTCCATTACCTTCCGTTAATGATGGGTTCGATTGTGTTTAATTTCCTCATCGGAAGCAGCCTGACGAAGACATCCGAAAAGCCGAACGCGCCGCGTAAAGGCATTCTGATCTTCGGGATCATAGCCAACGTCTCGCTGTTAATCTACTACAAATATGCGGATTTCTTTATAACGAACATCAACAACGCCACAGGCTCGGAAATCGCGCTCCTGAAGTTGGTATTGCCGCTGGGTATCAGTTTCTTTACCTTTACGCAGATTGCCTACTTGGTCGATGCGTTCCGCAACCAGGTGAAAGAGTATAACTTTGTGAACTATGTGCTGTTTGTGACGTTCTTTCCTCATCTGATCGCGGGACCGATCTTGCATCACAAAGAAATGATGCCGCAATTCGCGGATAAGGAAAACAAACGGTTCAACTATACGAATGTGGCCGCGGGTGTGTTTATTTTTGTACTGGGTCTGTTCAAAAAGGTCGTCATCGCGGACAGCTTCGCGCCCATCGCAACCCAAGGGTTTAACGGAGCCGCATCCTTGGGCTTTATCGAGTCCTGGGTGACGTCTCTGTCGTATACGTTACAGCTTTATTTTGATTTTAGCGGATATTCGGATATGGCGATCGGTATTGCCTTGCTGTTCAACGTGGTATTGCCGATTAACTTTGACTCCCCTTACAAGGCGCTGAGCATCCAAGATTTCTGGCGCAGATGGCATATGACATTGAGCCGTTTTCTGCGGGATTATATCTACATTCCTCTCGGCGGTAACCGCAAAGGGGTATTCCGTACTTACTTCAATTTGGCCGCGACGTTCATTATCGGGGGGATATGGCACGGTGCCGGGTGGACATTCATCGTATGGGGCGTTATGCATGGCGTCGGGCAAGTGATTCACCGTCTGTGGGGTAAGCTCGGTTTGAAGATGCCGAAGTTTGTCGCATGGTTCATTACATTTAACTTCATTAACATTACGTGGGTGTTTTTCCGCGCGGAGAATATGACACAGGCATTCCATGTATTAAAAGGCATGTTCGGATTGCACGGGATGGATCTCCCGAGTTTCTTCGCCACCAGACTTAACCTGGGTTCCTTAAAGTCGTACGGAGTGGAATTCGTCGCAGTTTCACCGCTGAAGCTATTAGGGATTGCTGCGTTCTTGCTGGTGTGCTTCGCCCTGAAGAATACCAATGAGCTGCGTGCTGAGATGAAGCCGAGATGGGTGACCGCGATCATGCTGGCGGCCTTGTTCGTCTATTCCCTGTTGAACTTTAACCAGATCAGCGAATTCCTGTACTTCAACTTTTAA
- the whiA gene encoding DNA-binding protein WhiA → MSFAAQTKKELTMVEAEDCCEKAELSALIRMNGSVQLSNQRVILDVSTENAAIARRIYSLIKKIYGMHTELLVRKKMRLKKNNVYIVRIPARVQELLADLYIVSEGFQFTDGIDKAVVKNSCCIRAYLRGAFLAGGSVNNPEGSSYHLEISSMYEEHCKELVRLANTFDLNARCIERKKGFVFYLKEGEKIIELLNIIGAHQALFKFEDVRIMRDMRNSVNRIVNCETANLNKTIGAAVRQIDNIKLLQRELGLENLPDKLREVAEIRMMNPDLNLTEVGEMLKGKVSKSGVNHRLRKIDELAEKIRNG, encoded by the coding sequence ATGTCCTTTGCGGCACAAACCAAGAAAGAATTAACGATGGTTGAAGCGGAAGACTGCTGCGAGAAGGCGGAGCTTTCCGCTTTAATAAGGATGAACGGCTCGGTGCAATTATCGAATCAGAGAGTCATCCTCGATGTCTCTACGGAGAACGCGGCGATTGCCAGACGCATCTATTCCCTCATCAAAAAAATATACGGTATGCATACCGAGCTGTTGGTGCGCAAAAAAATGCGTCTGAAGAAGAACAATGTATACATTGTTCGGATTCCGGCCCGGGTGCAAGAGCTTCTTGCCGATTTATACATCGTTTCCGAAGGTTTTCAGTTTACCGACGGGATCGATAAAGCGGTCGTCAAGAACAGCTGCTGTATCCGCGCTTATTTGCGCGGGGCATTCCTGGCCGGAGGGTCCGTCAACAATCCGGAAGGCTCTTCCTACCACTTGGAGATTTCCTCCATGTATGAGGAGCATTGCAAGGAACTGGTTCGTCTTGCGAATACGTTCGACCTTAACGCGAGATGTATTGAGCGGAAGAAGGGGTTTGTATTCTACCTGAAGGAAGGCGAGAAGATCATCGAGCTTCTCAATATCATCGGGGCGCACCAAGCTCTGTTTAAGTTCGAGGATGTGCGGATTATGCGGGACATGCGAAACTCGGTCAACCGGATCGTGAACTGTGAGACCGCGAATCTGAATAAGACAATCGGCGCAGCCGTTCGCCAGATTGACAATATCAAGCTGCTTCAAAGGGAGTTGGGACTGGAGAACTTGCCGGACAAGCTTCGGGAAGTGGCGGAGATTCGTATGATGAATCCGGATCTGAACTTAACGGAAGTCGGCGAGATGTTGAAAGGCAAAGTCAGCAAGTCGGGTGTCAACCACAGACTCCGCAAAATTGATGAACTTGCCGAAAAAATCAGAAACGGCTAG
- a CDS encoding SIMPL domain-containing protein yields the protein MNQKSSKWIVLGVVAGALTMFSFTGGGVASLIGNEPVHAEALAPAVKNTITVTGKGELKVEPDVAYISFGVATKGKTANEAQKANAAAYNKLTKVLFEQYKLAAADVKTSSFQVQPEYNYSEKEQKLIGYTANHMVQVTFRKIDGIGALLDAVSAVGANRVDHIQFDTEKKDEYELQALEKAMANAEGKAAVLAKASKRELKGVSNIIQQGAQAAPVYLQTEMLQKSMVADQAGGTSIQSGQITITTNVSVQFDF from the coding sequence ATGAACCAAAAGTCCAGCAAGTGGATTGTGCTAGGTGTGGTTGCAGGCGCGTTAACGATGTTCAGTTTCACAGGCGGAGGTGTTGCATCCTTGATCGGTAATGAACCCGTACATGCGGAAGCGTTGGCCCCGGCGGTAAAGAACACGATTACAGTTACAGGTAAAGGCGAACTAAAAGTGGAGCCGGATGTAGCTTATATTTCGTTCGGTGTGGCAACAAAGGGCAAGACAGCGAATGAAGCGCAGAAAGCGAATGCAGCAGCGTATAACAAGCTTACCAAAGTGCTTTTTGAGCAATATAAACTGGCGGCGGCCGATGTAAAGACAAGTTCTTTCCAAGTGCAACCGGAGTATAACTATTCCGAGAAGGAGCAGAAGCTCATCGGGTACACAGCCAATCATATGGTACAGGTCACTTTTCGCAAAATAGACGGTATCGGAGCGCTTCTGGACGCGGTTTCCGCTGTCGGAGCCAATCGGGTAGATCATATTCAGTTTGATACCGAGAAGAAAGACGAGTACGAATTACAGGCGTTGGAGAAAGCAATGGCTAATGCGGAAGGCAAAGCCGCGGTATTGGCGAAAGCCTCCAAGCGGGAGTTAAAAGGCGTGTCCAACATTATTCAGCAAGGCGCTCAAGCCGCGCCGGTTTATCTGCAAACCGAGATGTTACAAAAGAGCATGGTTGCGGACCAAGCCGGCGGAACTTCCATTCAAAGCGGACAAATAACAATAACTACAAATGTCAGTGTGCAGTTCGATTTCTAA
- a CDS encoding phosphoglycerate kinase, producing MNKKSVRDVEVNGKKVFVRVDFNVPMENGQITDDTRIRETLPTIKFLIEGGAKVILASHMGRPKGEVVEELRLNKAAERLSELLGKPVAKADEAVGEAVEAAVAKLGNGDVLLLENVRFYAGEEKNDPELAKQFAALADLFVNDAFGAAHRAHASTAGIAEYIPAVSGLLMEKELEVLGKALSNPDRPFTAIVGGAKVKDKIAVIENLINLADNIIIGGGLSYTFLKAQGHEIGKSLLDNEKLDLALSFIEKAKAKGVNFLLPTDIVVTDDFSPTANTQIVGVDAIPADWEGIDIGPETRERYAQVIKESKLVVWNGPMGVFEIEPFSHGTRAVALACAETSAYTVIGGGDSAAAAEKFHLADKMDHMSTGGGASLEFMEGKALPGVVALNDK from the coding sequence ATGAATAAGAAGAGTGTTCGTGATGTAGAAGTTAACGGCAAAAAGGTGTTCGTTCGCGTGGATTTCAACGTTCCGATGGAGAATGGCCAGATTACGGATGACACGCGTATTCGTGAAACATTGCCGACCATTAAGTTTCTGATTGAAGGCGGAGCCAAGGTTATTCTGGCGAGCCATATGGGACGCCCTAAAGGCGAAGTTGTTGAAGAGCTGCGCTTGAACAAAGCTGCGGAGCGTTTGTCCGAGCTATTGGGTAAGCCGGTAGCTAAGGCTGACGAAGCGGTTGGCGAAGCGGTAGAAGCCGCGGTGGCCAAGCTGGGTAACGGCGACGTGCTATTGCTGGAGAATGTACGTTTCTATGCGGGCGAAGAGAAGAATGATCCGGAATTGGCGAAGCAATTCGCGGCGCTTGCGGATCTGTTCGTAAACGACGCGTTCGGCGCGGCTCATCGTGCTCATGCTTCCACAGCAGGTATTGCCGAGTATATTCCGGCGGTTTCCGGATTGCTGATGGAGAAAGAGCTCGAAGTGTTGGGTAAAGCGTTGTCGAACCCGGATCGTCCGTTCACAGCCATCGTCGGCGGAGCTAAAGTGAAAGACAAAATCGCGGTAATTGAGAATTTGATCAATCTGGCGGACAACATCATCATCGGCGGCGGATTGTCTTATACCTTCCTGAAGGCGCAAGGCCATGAAATCGGAAAATCCCTGTTGGATAACGAGAAACTGGATCTGGCGCTGAGCTTTATCGAGAAAGCGAAAGCCAAGGGCGTAAACTTCTTGTTGCCGACGGATATCGTCGTTACGGACGATTTCTCTCCAACAGCCAACACCCAAATCGTTGGCGTGGACGCGATTCCGGCGGACTGGGAAGGCATCGACATCGGGCCTGAGACTCGCGAGCGTTATGCTCAGGTAATTAAGGAATCCAAGCTGGTCGTATGGAACGGACCGATGGGCGTGTTCGAAATCGAGCCGTTCTCCCACGGTACACGCGCGGTAGCTCTAGCTTGCGCGGAAACATCCGCTTACACCGTCATCGGCGGCGGAGACTCTGCGGCAGCAGCTGAGAAGTTCCACCTCGCTGACAAAATGGACCACATGTCCACAGGCGGCGGCGCTTCTCTGGAGTTCATGGAAGGCAAAGCCTTGCCGGGCGTTGTCGCTTTGAACGATAAGTAG
- a CDS encoding stalk domain-containing protein, translating into MKPWQRLTAMTAIASVLVSGLPLSAANAVSSTSKLIYLYFDSKEAYVNGEKVMLDTPATAIKGTTYVPIKFLGDQLGFNVTYNAAKKMTEIVAGTTVIQLDFKRKVAYENGMPVPIDTVAAIVNERTMLRVKQMARYLKIKEPAYNAELKRLELSFVPSTESLYDPNKKNSRPVAKFTFSKTSYAKGEPIEYVDLSYDSDGDPISYTSWTGKQDAYFEAGTYPVTLKVTDRTGLVSNVYTRNVTITDESYMTREQFALQMQKPGSYISDEEFPELFANLRTATYADKTVENDLSRPLLFSDSPETYKQKGILYQDRINGAARIYAHHINGMAEPTKFAIYLTNNSDQEVKILTTNKGEAYPSSNPALVGHVASMDFLLHDPTNDNMSVAPGETVVYRELPSFYPMMGMNSIYDVETTGELTVTFAATSLDAGPETITDGTYQPLERSVHIRGTFPYADTHWYVDGSTMTEPKRIAIADGTTDPFASGVDAVTGTETTNKGSFGVVYNLHIENPKKMAILFIARAGGYKGPVRINGKIVQVPKSGILTPLDKYMLLDRTSGTEATLDIEITPPAGSNLPVDLVFYPLD; encoded by the coding sequence TTGAAACCTTGGCAACGCCTGACGGCAATGACAGCCATCGCTTCCGTCCTGGTCAGCGGTTTACCGCTGTCCGCGGCGAATGCGGTGTCTTCGACATCAAAGTTGATTTATCTTTATTTTGACAGTAAGGAAGCTTATGTAAATGGTGAAAAGGTCATGCTGGATACGCCGGCAACCGCGATCAAAGGAACGACCTACGTGCCCATTAAATTTCTCGGGGATCAACTGGGCTTCAACGTGACTTATAATGCGGCCAAGAAGATGACCGAGATTGTGGCGGGAACGACCGTCATTCAACTCGATTTCAAAAGAAAAGTAGCCTACGAGAACGGCATGCCCGTTCCGATTGATACGGTAGCAGCCATTGTAAATGAACGTACGATGCTCCGAGTAAAACAGATGGCGAGATACCTCAAGATCAAGGAACCGGCATATAACGCGGAACTGAAGCGGTTGGAGCTGTCTTTCGTGCCGTCGACGGAAAGTCTTTATGATCCGAATAAGAAAAACTCCCGTCCGGTAGCGAAATTCACCTTCAGCAAAACCTCCTACGCCAAGGGTGAGCCCATCGAGTACGTAGATTTGAGTTATGACTCCGACGGGGACCCGATTTCGTATACGTCCTGGACAGGCAAGCAGGATGCATACTTCGAGGCAGGCACCTATCCGGTAACTCTGAAGGTAACCGACCGTACCGGCCTTGTCAGCAATGTGTACACAAGAAATGTAACGATCACCGATGAGTCTTATATGACGCGGGAGCAGTTCGCTCTGCAGATGCAGAAGCCGGGCAGTTACATCTCCGATGAGGAGTTTCCGGAGCTGTTCGCCAACCTGAGAACCGCCACTTATGCGGACAAAACGGTGGAGAACGATCTGTCCAGACCGCTGTTATTCAGTGACAGCCCGGAAACCTATAAGCAAAAAGGTATTCTCTATCAAGATCGAATCAACGGGGCGGCCCGTATTTATGCGCATCACATTAACGGTATGGCCGAGCCGACCAAGTTCGCCATCTATCTGACGAACAATAGCGATCAGGAAGTGAAAATCCTGACGACGAATAAGGGTGAAGCCTATCCTTCATCGAATCCGGCGTTAGTCGGTCACGTGGCGTCCATGGACTTCTTGCTCCATGACCCGACCAACGACAACATGTCGGTAGCGCCGGGTGAAACCGTCGTCTATCGCGAGTTGCCTTCGTTCTACCCGATGATGGGCATGAACTCGATCTACGATGTGGAAACCACCGGCGAACTGACGGTAACCTTCGCGGCGACGAGCCTTGACGCCGGCCCGGAAACGATCACGGACGGCACTTATCAACCGCTGGAGCGCAGCGTGCATATCCGCGGAACGTTCCCGTATGCGGATACCCATTGGTATGTGGACGGCAGCACCATGACCGAGCCTAAGCGAATCGCGATTGCCGACGGGACGACCGATCCGTTCGCGTCCGGAGTAGATGCTGTTACAGGCACCGAAACAACGAACAAGGGAAGCTTCGGTGTCGTGTATAATCTGCATATTGAGAACCCGAAGAAGATGGCCATTCTGTTTATCGCAAGAGCAGGAGGTTACAAAGGACCGGTTCGCATCAACGGCAAAATTGTACAAGTTCCGAAGTCAGGCATCCTGACACCGCTGGACAAATATATGCTGCTAGACCGTACATCCGGAACTGAAGCCACGTTGGACATTGAGATTACGCCGCCGGCGGGTTCAAATCTGCCTGTGGATCTCGTCTTCTATCCGTTAGACTAA
- a CDS encoding HPr family phosphocarrier protein, with translation MTKHPVVVKLKTGLHARPAALFVQEANKFSSEIFVEKDEKKVNAKSIMGIMSLAISSGTEVYISAEGPDAEQAVNALVTLVSKEELENQ, from the coding sequence ATGACGAAGCACCCGGTAGTAGTAAAATTAAAGACAGGCTTACATGCGCGTCCCGCAGCACTGTTCGTCCAAGAGGCTAATAAGTTTTCCTCGGAGATTTTCGTGGAGAAGGATGAGAAGAAGGTCAATGCCAAGAGTATTATGGGTATTATGAGCTTGGCGATCTCCTCTGGAACTGAAGTTTATATCAGCGCGGAAGGCCCGGATGCCGAACAGGCTGTAAACGCTTTAGTCACACTGGTCAGCAAGGAAGAACTAGAGAACCAATAA